AGTTACAAGGACCTAATGTTTGGATTGTTACTGGTGATTATGAGTGTGCCGTATGCAACGGcaaaaagtgagaaattttTTAAGAGTTGTCCTGAGAAATACCAGGATTTGGCTCCCTGAAGAGATATATACTGAGGCTGTTTCCCTTGTTGCACTCATATTCAACAAAATACACATGCATATTTCATTTACAGCCTTTCATCTCTTGGTATCTGAGAACTTCCCTAAATTAAATGTTTTGGGTCCTAGGGAGGTTGGAGTTTTACATAGGCCAAAGGTTGAAGCCCCTTGGTTAGATCTGATAGTGGTCACCTTTGTCCAAGTCATGTGCTTTTCTTCTATCTTTAATGGAGGATATCCAAATGCAATTGTTGactgaaatttattttagtctgatgtcaattttattttattttttatattttaaatgggAAAGGAATGCTGCATCTTGCATGAACATAGACAAATAATGGATACTGTTATTGCAGAAGAAGGGATCACTTGATTAGTTATTATACTTAAAGGTTTAGATTTTATAGGAGGTACTATGATTGGACCAGTTATCCAACCAATGGCTTGTTTTTTGTAGAAAGGAGAAACTGGAAAGATGATTGTTGTTAGAAATGATTGCTAGTGGTTAGCCCTTGTCTTGGAATGCCCAttaatatgcattttttttttttgatgaataaatagtagtatattaataaaaagaaaaagacacaTCAAGGAAGCGCCCCAAAGTATATAGGTGGTATACAAAAGAGGTTAAAGAACCCTTTAAAtagagcctaaccaatctacaaaatccaCAATGGAAGGGGGGTCAGAGTCTAAAAATCCCTTGGCCCACGCCTATAggttacaaaggaaaaaagatttaCACCCTTGAACTGAATGaccctcattttcaaaagccctactgtttctttccttccaaactatTCAAAAAAGACACTAGGGAGCTGAAAGccacactttcttcctcttctttcccaCACAAGACCCAAGCCACCCCAATAACCTCTCTAACTGAATATGGGAGCACCCATGTCACCCCAAAAAGGGAAAACAGTAAGTTCCATTAATATGCAATTAAGTATCAATAGATGAAaaacaggttttttttttgaattgtaaaagaaatggttttttcttttctgtttcaAGTTCTGGCTGTTGTTGTCGTTCCCAACTTCATTTTATATTCATGTTTCTTGGGTTTGATGTAGTTTCTCAACATTCAATTATTGACAGGGGGATTTGGTTCATATTTATTGGCAATGGATGAGAGAACATACCAACTTATTGGTGTGGATTACCCTGGTAACCGAGCAGAAGATGTTTTGAACCCAGGGCTGGGTTGGATGATTGGATTCTTGTTTGTTGTCAGTTTCCTTGGGCTTTTTAGTCTTGTTCCTCTTCGTAAGGTATTTCCTGACTTCTATTTCTGTCAGTATTGTTAATCACACCTATGGATGCTTTAGATAGATAAGTTTGAACATGAGTCAAAGCTGTATTTTCCTGatctttataaaacaaaatggttttttgattgaaattccaataatttatcTAAATCTTGTTAAAGACAGTTTTTCCTTTCAACAATCTAGTGGCTTGGCCCACTCTAATTTGAggttatgatttttattttatttttatttttgttgaattgACTTGTTCTTCAATTTGCTTTGGACCAAACATGAAAGAAAAGCAGATCAATTAATGGTTCTAGTATCAATTTCTATCTCAATGTTTTATCTGAACCTTAATAATGCTGTGCCGTTGAATGTGAAGCACTGGATCTTTGGTGTATTAGTTTGATGTAATTATTGTAGTTTACAACTTTGAATGGATTCTTAATTAATAAAGCAATTGAAAACTGTAAGTTTTATAACCGAACCTTAATAAAAGTGTCAATGTTCAGTCTTAGAATGGACAATGACAAAGCTGgttggtgtttttgttttttgacttgCCTTCCTTTCTCTTTGTTATGTGATTTTAGGTTATGGTCATGGATTATGAGCTTACATACCCTAGTGGGACAGCTACAGCAATGTTGATAAATAGCTTCCACACAAACACAGGGGCTGAGCTTGCAGGGTAAGCACCAGATATATGGGATTTTAATTGTTCTGTATATTCTGGTATAGTTCCTCCTGTTCTAAGGTTATTAGAAGACGGTATGCAAAACCATGCTAATAAGAGAAACAAACAGAAACATTTAAGCAGAATGGATATTAACCTTTATCATTGTAAACAACagatcatcaataaaaaaatgattattatttgtCTTCAAAGGGATTTTGCTGAAgcaaaatatgatataaatagataaataactTGAAATTATCAGAAGAAAAAGTAACTTAAAGAAGATCCAATTCATGCATTAGCTAAAATTCTAAGACACTCTCACTGTTAAATATCCAATAAATGAGACCGTAATTTGTTCTCTGCATTCAAATGAAAGGGATTAATCTTTTACTAAGACTAAAGCTTTTACCAACATAATGAACTACTGAGAGATTTGCCCCGAAATGGTAGTTGTGTGCCTTACACAACTTTAACCAAAAAGGATTAATCTTTTTCTAAGACTAAAACTTTTACCAACATAGTGAACTACTGAGAGATTGCCCCGAAATGGCAGTTGTGTGCTTTACATCATCTAACTCAACCGCAACCTCTCTGTTGATCCATAAGGAGATAAGCTTAGTCAAGATTACTTATTCAGTCTtctccacacacacacacacacacacacatatatattttCGTCTCagaaaattgttctttttttcctttttgtttggttttttaatttgtttttaatgtgTTTTAGTGTGCTTAAAACTAAGAATAACCGTCACTAGATTATTTGAAGAAGCTCCCAGAACCTCTGGATTGCATCATAAACTTAAGTTATGTAAcagtttttatcttttcttttcagaATTGATTACTATTGTTTATAGCTTTTGCATCTTCTTTTCTCCCCTTCTAAGATTTATGCTTCCTTATAATGACTGGATTTCTACAGGAAGCAAGTCAGCTGTCTTGGAAAATATTTAGGCATAAGTTTAAGTTGGAGCTGCTTTAAGTGGTTCTTTAGTGGTATTGGGGATTCATGTGGATTTGATAATTTTCCCAGCCTTGGCTTGACATTATACAAGAGCACGTAAGTTTTTgtgcttctctctctctctctctctctctctctatatatatatatatatatatatatatcaatattgTGTTTATTTTATCTGTTACTTTCTTGACTCCATCagtttattatctaaaaatggGGCAACACAGTGGTGAATGACTAATGTTCATGCCATTTCCTTGTTGCTGTTATTTCATGTTCAATGTGTGTATTATAATTTGGTTTCTGTATCGTACAATATACATTCCTTGCGAGGCAGCATAATGATTAATATCTATGATTTTATTAGTATGATTCCTATTGGTAATGTAATAAATTAGGAAGCGTTACAATGCTTGCCCTCTGGCCTGGGTGTTGAAAGTTTAATACTTAATTCTCAGGAGAGATGACTAAATTATCAGTTGAGGCTGataaagaaaaaggtgatcaGTCTGAGTTTTGAAGATTGGTCTAATTTAATGTATTGTatgttcaattttcatttatatttttcttgagCTGTTTCCACATCTGAATTATGTGCCTGGAAAGACTAATCCAATATGACAAAAAGTCATACAAAACAACATTTATCTTTCAATAAGATATGAAGTACAGTGTTGCTTTGATTTGTATTGGTCACATTGCtattaatttacattttttataagcATATTTCTGGTGATTTACATTGCTTCCATGATGCaggttttattttgattttagtcCAACTTATGTTGGATGTGGTCTTATTTGCCCTCATATAGTCAACTGTTCAGTTCTTCTTGGGGCGATTATATCATGGGGTTTTCTTTGGCCCTTCATTTCTCAACATGCTGGGGACTGGTATCCAGCTGACCTTGGCAGCAATGACTTTAAAGGTCTTTATGGATATAAGGTATGGTGAATCTTTTTTGTCCTAAGAGTGTGCACTACCTTGATGCCTATATACCTAACCCATCATTATCGAAGGATTTTGTGACTTGCATCTTGAGGTGTTCCTCAAGGTAGAACACTTTTCAAGATATCGTTGAGAGGTGGACCTCACCTGAGCCTCTGTGCTTTGGTGCATGAGGTGCCATGAGTTGTGCTCTATTTTGCAATGACGGTTCAATGGTTAGGACCTTTATGATTATAAGTGGTTCTGTATTCTGCAACTactggaatttaaatttaatccaaCTGGGATAGATTTTATTTCCTTCAGTGGTATCCTTTATGCATGAGATGGTTTTAAGATTTTCACCGATATGTGTTTTTCAAAGAGAAGAAGGGACTTATAACCTTTCTTATTGAAGTGATTTATACTTTGCAATTATGGggaaattttcatctttatttttgcCTATTAGAATAACTACACTCTAAAGTGGATTTCTACCTCATATAATTGCAGGTTTTCATAGCCATTTCCCTTATCCTTGGAGATGGTCTTTATAATCTGATCAAGATAATATCAATCACTGTTAAGGAAATGTGGAACAGCAGCACCAAACAGAATAACCTTCCTATCATTAAAGAGGTTCTAGGTAAGAAAATATGCAGTCCCAGTATCTTCAATGAGAATGTGTCTTTATGTATTTCATTGGGTACATTTCCATTGACAAGAAAGAAGTATTTGAGTTATATGGTTATTTTCTCTGTCCCTTATATTTTGGCCTTAGTCTGCtctgtttgtttctttttctgggATTTGCTTTAGTTTTGCAACTGTGGGTCTGACTATGCAAACAGTGATGCAGTGCTGCCTTGAAATGTTGTGCATTGGACTTCCTGTTGTTCTTGTCTCCTCTATGGATTATAACattcaagaatttaaaaaagttCATGCGATATAGTGTAAACATGGATCAGGGTGTTATTCTTGAAAATGGAAGTTGAATAGTCTGTATGATTATGTGATTTTAGTTTGCTAATAAATGTATGGACTGGACATAATTAAATTGGATGGCAGAAATTGCTGATGGACAATATTCAGAAGAAATGAAGATAAACTAGGAGCTTGTTacctataaaaaatgaaaaataaaaaaactaggaGCTTGTCAATGTTGTTATTGCATAACTTGTCAATGTTGTTATTGCATAGCTTGTCAATGTTGTTATTGCTTAACTTGTCAATATTGTTATTGCAGGTATTCTTATATCTTACATTCTATTACTCTGTGTACAATTACTTTGTTGCTCATATTTAATTGCGTTGAGCAATCAATTTATGATGTTGAGGAGCATTTATCTTAGTCTCTATGATGAGCTGCCTGAAATATCTGTAACTTTTTTGCTCCGAGTATCATCATTTGCCGTCCATGTTAATCATGTTTAGCTTGTTAGAGCGAAACCTCTAGGTTGTTGCTATGGAAATACTTGTATGTAAATTATGTTTAGCTTGTATGTAAATTATGCGATCAATTATTCTTTGCTGAGGACTAATTGTTCTAACGTACATGCCTTGGCAGACAGTGAGAGTTCCAAGCTACTAATGCAGCGAAAAAAACAAGATGAAATATTTCTAAAAGACCGAATACCCTCCTGGGTTGCAGCTTCTGGATATGTGGGCCTGGCTGCAATATCCACAGCAACGATACCAGTTCTTTTTCCGGCCCTCAAGTGGTATCTGGTTCTCAGCTCATACGTTATTGCCCCTGTTCTTGCCTTCTGTAATTCCTATGGCACAGGACTTACTGACTGGAGCTTGGCTTCAACCTATGGAAAGATTGGTCTTTTCATTATTGCTTCAGTAGTTGGAGGCAATGGTGGTGTTGTAGCTGGTTTAGTGGCTTGTGGGGTTATGATGTCCATCGTCTCCACTGCAGCTGATCTCATGCAAGATTTCAAGACAGGTTACCTTACTCTATCATCAGCTAAGTCTATGTTTGTGAGCCAATTGATAGGAACTGCCATGGGCTGTGTGATTGCTCCTCTCACATTCTGGTTATTCTGGACCGCTTTTGATATCGGATCCCCAGATGGTCCCTATAAGGCACCATATGCTGTTATTTTCAGAGAAATGGCCATTCTAGGAGTTGAAGGCTTCTCCGAGCTGCCCAAACATTGCCTGGCCATATGCTGTGGGTTCTTTGTGGCAGCTCTGGTTATAAACCTTCTCAGGGACGTGACTCCTGCAAAGGTCTCACAATTTATTCCTATTCCAATGGCAATGGCAGTGCCATTTTATATTGGAGCTTATTTTGCCATTGACATGTTTGTCGGAACAGTGATTTTGTTTGTATGGGAACGAATGAACCCCAAGGGCGCAGAGGATTTTGCAGGGGCAGTTGCCTCAGGCCTAATATGTGGAGATGGGATTTGGACAATACCATCAGCCATTCTCTCCATTTTCAGGATCAATCCACCCATCTGCATGTACTTTGGCCCTTCTTTGAGGCGCTGAGCTGGGTAACCCATGTCCAGCAGCCTAATGATTTGGACTCTTGAATTGGAACAGTTGTTGGATTCTGTAAATATTGTATTTATGTGTCAATGTATGGTGCAATTTGCTTCCTACTGTGGGTTAAGACTTTAAGAGACACACAATTTGCTTCCTACTGGGTAGCCCATTATTACATTTACATGTGTAAAAACATATAGATACACATCATTTTCCCCTGTGAGAATGCATGTCAAACTCACAGAAGGATGAATAAAGAAGAAATGGGAAAATAGTAATTGCCCCCACCAAACTCCCAAGaccttatttctaaaaaaagttGAACCAGTAGTTGGAGAAGGGATGGGGGCACATATATGTGGCCAAGAGGTACTCCTCTGTTTGATCGAGACCCACCTGATTTTCTTCCTATATTCAGTGTAACAGTCCTAACCTCCCTTACATAAGATGTTTGTCTTTTAACCCGGATAAAATGCCAGCCACCCATCATGATCCATGCGTACAGTCCCAGCCCTTtaccaattaaaataaaacacagAGAGATGCCGCTGCTTTTTCTAAAGCTTATGTGAGAATTTTGGAATACTTGTTTCAATCTTTATTGCAAAACATCATCAAACACAATAATGCCTTGCAACTACTCTTTTTCATTGGTCTggcctttcaaattttgattaattgtaTACCCCCAGATTCCCAATTTTGTTTTAGCCCAGCTGCCAAATGTTCATTGAGTGGGACCCTCCCCAACTCTGCCTCTATCCGTGGATCACTCTCAATTCCATTGATACCCTTTTTATTATTGTGCATACCCATCTAGCTTATAATCATTAATTTATCCCCATGGAAGCTTATCATCTTACTATATGTGATATATACCCTTTCTTAAATGTATGGATTCAAAAAACTAAGAAACTTGAACAGACAAGTGTCAACTCAATTTTGTCTTGGTCTCAAGAACAGTAGAGGATGTCTTCAATTATTTGTTCTTAATGTAGTGTAAATTTTTAGTGATACTTTCTTTTGGGAATTTCTTCATACAATGTCACATCTCATATCTATGTTTAACTACTACTCTCTTTTTTGGCATCAACTCACCCTTTTTCccatttactttatttattcataatcTCTTACTATTTTATTCAAGaaaagtatgatttttttttgggtggagGGGAGTGTCTACAAAATTGGATATTTACGTTGAGAGGGAAAATGGTGACCCAAACATTTGTATACAAAAAGGGTTGCACATCAAGCACATGCCACAGACTGTGACCTTTCATTTGGTGGGCCACTGGTGGAATCTATCCCACCCAAAAGGAAAATTCACTGAATTCATCAATCTAAGCCACTCCCTCACTGCCCTATCTAACCGGAAACACGAACACTGCCATGAATTCCGTCAATTCACTGGATAATCCCCACCTAACAATCACTTGACCTACACTGTGTAGTCATGCAACCATACACTAAAAATTCTTTTCCCGCTCTTTTTGGTCTTCACGAGAAttgaaaaactaaattattaatAACGGATAGAGAGGGAGAAAGGTAAATAAACAAAGGGCAAAGAAAGAGATGGTTGATGGAGGGATGTGACATGCAGATAATGGTAAGGTATGTCCTATCAAAAGGACCCATTTGGTTGGGGATTCTTACTTTGTTGGAAGCCAGTAATCGGTGGTTGTGGTGGTTCTACTTAATGTCCCGCTGctattctctttttatttttcattccaaaTATGGTTTCTTGGGTATATTTAGTTGTAAGTAAACTAGTTTAATCATGAGCAATATTGAAATTTCTTTGTCAACTTCTTTATGATAAATATTAgaccaaatataataaataaatagacatgTCCTTTCTCATATCCTAAGAAAGCACTCTtgagattaaatttgaaatattaataattttaattttataaattgaaatatataaaaaatttattaccatctagaaaaatttaatgatccattgattttttttttctttctaattgaCTATGAGTCCGTTGGGCAATTATTCTAATAGAAGTGTTtttcttaaaagtgtttccttCCGTAgtgtttttatgaaaaacacttttatgagaatcataaaaaataattctaatagtgtttttgatagtatgtTCTacaagtataaatatatattcttaGACTTTTACGGGCGTTGGGATGacaatattgtaattttttcgAGTTCCTGTCCCATCCCACCCTAATaggataaatttaaaataaagataaacgAGTTTAGATGAGTGTAGgagaatttttgtttattttttcgaGTTCCTGCCTCCTGTCGCTcgattatatatttatttttttttttctggtccTGGGGTTTCCAcgcttgaaaaaaaaaacatggggcGTATTTCTCAAATCATTGGTCCGGTCCTGGATGTAGCTTTTCCTCTGGGCAAGATGCTTAATATTTACAATGCGCTGGTAGCTAAGGGTCGAGAAACTGTCGgtcaataaattaatgtgaCTTGTGAGGTACAACAATTATTAGGAAATAATCGAGTTAGAGCTGTGGCTATGAGTGCTACAGATGGTCTAATGAGAGGAATGGAAGTGATTGACACGGGAGCTCCTCTAAGTGTTCCAGTCGGTGGAGCGACTCTCGGACGAATTTTCAACGTGCTTGGAGAGCCTGTTGATAATTTAGGTCCTGTAGATACTCGCACAACATCTCCTATTCATAGATCTGCGCCCGCCTTTATACAGTTAGATACAAAATTATCCATTTTTGATTGGACTATATGAGGGAGCTGGAGTGGGTAAAATAGTACTCATTATGGAATTGATCAACAACATTGCCAAAGctcatgggaatttttttaatatttataaaatattaatttcataaaattaaattataaatattttttatttataaattatatttattttaaataaaatttttaaaaataaaagaaaaattaagcaAGAGGGAAAGGTATGGAAATTCCCTACACTTGTCTTGcctcatttaattttgaaataattaattaaaatgaataaaaagatatcatatttataaatttaaccttctttattttttgtcttgaaaaataatatatttttttatatttatgtgtgttttaaaagaaaaaattatttttataaaaaaaataagggagAATTACCCAAAAGGGTGGGCTGGGCAGAACAATTACTATAAAGGGtgatatcttttaataattcttgAGGAGGACTTTAATAGACTTAATATACCAAAACTACCctttaactaaaacttttaaaattcaaagcattt
Above is a genomic segment from Vitis riparia cultivar Riparia Gloire de Montpellier isolate 1030 chromosome 14, EGFV_Vit.rip_1.0, whole genome shotgun sequence containing:
- the LOC117931448 gene encoding probable metal-nicotianamine transporter YSL6, which translates into the protein MGTEQGAAVEISEPLLLDSGKVREVELEERIPEWRDQITLRGLVVSAVMGSLFCIITHKLNLTVGIIPSLNVAAGLLGFFFVKSWTGFLSTLGFSVRPFTRQENTVIQTCVVACYGLAFSGGFGSYLLAMDERTYQLIGVDYPGNRAEDVLNPGLGWMIGFLFVVSFLGLFSLVPLRKVMVMDYELTYPSGTATAMLINSFHTNTGAELAGKQVSCLGKYLGISLSWSCFKWFFSGIGDSCGFDNFPSLGLTLYKSTFYFDFSPTYVGCGLICPHIVNCSVLLGAIISWGFLWPFISQHAGDWYPADLGSNDFKGLYGYKVFIAISLILGDGLYNLIKIISITVKEMWNSSTKQNNLPIIKEVLDSESSKLLMQRKKQDEIFLKDRIPSWVAASGYVGLAAISTATIPVLFPALKWYLVLSSYVIAPVLAFCNSYGTGLTDWSLASTYGKIGLFIIASVVGGNGGVVAGLVACGVMMSIVSTAADLMQDFKTGYLTLSSAKSMFVSQLIGTAMGCVIAPLTFWLFWTAFDIGSPDGPYKAPYAVIFREMAILGVEGFSELPKHCLAICCGFFVAALVINLLRDVTPAKVSQFIPIPMAMAVPFYIGAYFAIDMFVGTVILFVWERMNPKGAEDFAGAVASGLICGDGIWTIPSAILSIFRINPPICMYFGPSLRR